In Blastocatellia bacterium, the DNA window CTCGTGCCCGGCGGACGCTTGGTCATCATCTCATTTCACTCGCTCGAGGACCGAGTGATCAAGCGCCGATTGCATTTCCATGCGGGGCGCTGCGACTGCGCGGTTCGGCGATGGGGCGTGCAGCGAGAGGACGAGCCTTGTCCGCAGTGTGGAGCGGCGCGCCGCATCGTCCTGCTCACGCGCCGAGCCGTTCGACCGAGCGCAGCGGAAGTGCGAGAGAATCCGCGGGCGCGCAGCGCGAAGCTTCGAGCGGGTGTTCGCTGTCCCCCATCGGAAGGGGACCCCGAAGGTCGGGCATCCGCTCGTGCGGCGAGTTCCCGAGCGCGATTCGCCTGTGGGAAGCGCGTGTGATGAATAATGTCGAAGCTAAGGAGGGAGAGATGCAAATGCCCTTGCGCGTGCAGAATGGACCAGTGCCTCACCGGAGGGAGCTGAAAGCCGCCTCTCGGATGATCCTGGTGCTTGGCGTGGCAGGAGCTGTGGCGTTCTCGCTGATTCTCGCGACGTGGCAACATGTCGAAGCGCTGCGGTACGGCTATCGCTTGGACCAATTGATGCGCGAGCGCGAGCGATTGGAGGCCTTGAAGCGACAGCTCGAATCGGAGCGCGCGTACTATCGGTCGCCGCAGGTGATCGAGCCGCTGGCGCGACGGTTGGGACTCATTCGTCCTGATCCGTCGCAAGTCATCGTCGTGGGTCGAGGAGGGTCTTCACCGCAGGCGAACGATCCGCGCGTGCTGCTCTCCGGCGGATTCGAGCGCGCCTCTGGAGCGCATGATCTGGCCCCCGGCACGTCGACGCCGAGATCGGGGTCGTCGGTCGAGAGCGCGCGGGCTGTTCGCCGACGTCTCCGTGCGAAACCAGTGAAACCGGTCGCTGAGATCGTCGGTGAAGAGTCGCCTTCGTCTTCGGGATCGCCCGGAGGAATGCCGATAGCTTCGGAGACGTCGGAAAATGCCAACGCCTCTTCATCGAAAGGAATAAGGTCCGATGAAGGGGCGGTGGTGGAGCGACCGAGCGACTCGACAGTAGAGAACCCGACGTCGAAACGGAGGAGACCGTCCAAACAAGGTGAGCCGTGATCAAGCGCGAGCTGTACAAGAAGACAATTCGACGACGCCTTGTTCAACTGACGGGTCTTTTGTCCGTGTGGATGCTTCTTGTCGGCGGTCGTCTTCTCTACGTGCAAGTCGCGCAGCACGAACAATGGCGCGCGCAGGCGGATCGGCAACAACGGCGGACGATTCGCGTCACGGCGCTGCGCGGGACGATTTACGATCGCGCGGGACGAGAATTGGCCAAGAGCGTGGAGGCGCCTTCGATCTTCGCCGTCCCAGCGGAGATCGAGGACGTGGATCGCGCGGCGCGGCAACTGGCGCGTGTCTTGCGCATGGATCCGGGGGCGCTGCGAGAACGACTTTCGGAACGACGAGAATTCGTCTGGGTGAAACGCAAGGTCACGCCGGAAGAGGCGACGGCCGTCAAGGCGCTCGGGCTCGCGGGGATCCATTTCGTGACCGAGAACAAACGCACGTACCCGAATGGAGAGCTGGCGGCTCATGTGCTCGGTTATGCGGGCATAGACGAAGTCGGCTTGGAGGGCATCGAGTTCGCGTACGATCGCGAGATTCGCGGTGAGGAGAGCACCGTCTTCGTCTATCGCGACGCGCGCGGGCGCACATATGAGCGGGCGCAGCGACCGGTCGCCCGCGGGCATGATCTCATCCTCACGTTGGATGCCACGATTCAATTCCACGTGGAGCGCGAATTGCGCGAAGCCGTTCGTCAGGCGCGCGCCCGAAGCGGTGTCGCCATTGTGCTCGATCCAAAGACGGGTGAGATCCTGGCGCTCGCGAACGTTCCCACGTTCGATCCCAATGCGTTCGCGAAGGCGTCGGAGGAAGCTCGGCGCAATCGGGCGATTCGCGATCTCTACGAACCGGGATCGGTCTTCAAGATCGTGACGTTCGCGGCCGCTTTGGAAGAAGGTCTACTCCGTCCGAACGAAGCGATCGAATGCTTAGGCGGGCGCATCGTCTTGGCCGGGCATACGATTCGCGACCATCGCCCCTTCTTCCGACTGACGGCGCGCGAGGTACTCGAGCAATCAAGCAATATTGGGACGATTCAGATCGCGCTGCGGGTGGGGGCTGAGCGCCTGGCGCAGTACATCGAACGGTTCGGCTTCGGCCGGCGCACGGGCGTGGAACTTCCTGGCGAGGCGCGCGGGATCGTGCGACCGGTGCGGCGATGGACGCCGGCCTCAGTCGGCGCCATCGCCATTGGTCAGGAGATTGGGGTGACGGCCATACAGATGGCCGCGGCGATGGCCGCGATCGCCAACGAGGGAGTTTGGGTACAACCCCATCTGGTGCGGGCCGTGCGCTCCCGCGATGGG includes these proteins:
- a CDS encoding cell division protein FtsL, encoding MQMPLRVQNGPVPHRRELKAASRMILVLGVAGAVAFSLILATWQHVEALRYGYRLDQLMRERERLEALKRQLESERAYYRSPQVIEPLARRLGLIRPDPSQVIVVGRGGSSPQANDPRVLLSGGFERASGAHDLAPGTSTPRSGSSVESARAVRRRLRAKPVKPVAEIVGEESPSSSGSPGGMPIASETSENANASSSKGIRSDEGAVVERPSDSTVENPTSKRRRPSKQGEP
- a CDS encoding transpeptidase family protein, whose protein sequence is MIKRELYKKTIRRRLVQLTGLLSVWMLLVGGRLLYVQVAQHEQWRAQADRQQRRTIRVTALRGTIYDRAGRELAKSVEAPSIFAVPAEIEDVDRAARQLARVLRMDPGALRERLSERREFVWVKRKVTPEEATAVKALGLAGIHFVTENKRTYPNGELAAHVLGYAGIDEVGLEGIEFAYDREIRGEESTVFVYRDARGRTYERAQRPVARGHDLILTLDATIQFHVERELREAVRQARARSGVAIVLDPKTGEILALANVPTFDPNAFAKASEEARRNRAIRDLYEPGSVFKIVTFAAALEEGLLRPNEAIECLGGRIVLAGHTIRDHRPFFRLTAREVLEQSSNIGTIQIALRVGAERLAQYIERFGFGRRTGVELPGEARGIVRPVRRWTPASVGAIAIGQEIGVTAIQMAAAMAAIANEGVWVQPHLVRAVRSRDGTVIKRTEPERRRVLSPTSARVLMRMLEGVVERGTGQLAQLSGYSAAGKTGTAQQFDPRTRRYSRTRYVASFAGFAPVADPRVVVLVALDHPRPKYTGGEVAAPVFKRIAEVALHALNVPPDRQPGRPILALRTNFASEGTEGEVGLGVSEAEEAVRFSALPTPSNEARNLLMRNLTPAVAPTQRIRDDPPLVRVPDFRGQGIRAVTEHCARIGLRLIVSGSGRAVRQEPAAGTLVVRGTTCRVEFQ